One region of Limnospira fusiformis SAG 85.79 genomic DNA includes:
- a CDS encoding PAS domain S-box protein, which translates to MSAELLGILFPEPLVAAYQRAVADLTKTKQQLHESQQELWDLRQVVNRTTPGAWVDENGTLVEINEGFIEVFGYGAEQLIGKLHPLLNSKCYNADFWEEKVWSVVRSGGVWRGELQNCTLTGREVWLETTIVPLMKTGATPDKYWVLTQDITERKEIELELTQLSWVASQTDNAVIICDRHGKIEWVNEAFTWITGYTLEEVKGLTPGSFLQGPLSDTETIGQIRACLKEHKPYRGELINYKRHGSPYWLSISITPIFNHQGDLTKFIAIETDISDRKKMEEALRQSEVRNRSLIEAIPDLMFRLNRDGVFLDYFPSKDDRVTESKEVLGKTVEQVFSEDLAWWTRHYLELTLTSGQSQSGEYMLPFEEGWRTYEARYVKSGDDVVLAIVRDITDRKAIEAALLVEQQLEKQKAAQLEKALDKLQRTQTQLIQAEKLSSLGQMVAGVAHEINNPLAFIHGNLIYLDTCIKDIQYMLCMYHKYYPEPLPELKEAVADIDVDFMLDDLPKALESMKLGTHRIQEIVTSLRNFSRLDEAKMKAVDLHEGIESTLLILQNRLKAKAEQGETNIIRDYGELPRVECHASQINQVFMNLISNAIDALGNQPAPREIKISTRLELAEYEENMDMVVVEISDNGPGIPELVRQQIFNPFFTTKPVGKGTGLGLAISHQIVVEKHGGKIECISELGEGTKFIVSLPLNCTKIDREQLV; encoded by the coding sequence ATGAGTGCAGAACTTTTAGGGATCCTGTTCCCCGAACCTTTGGTAGCAGCTTATCAGAGAGCAGTGGCTGATTTGACGAAAACCAAACAACAATTACATGAAAGTCAACAGGAACTTTGGGATCTTCGTCAGGTGGTCAACCGGACCACCCCAGGAGCATGGGTAGACGAAAATGGCACACTTGTGGAAATTAACGAGGGATTTATTGAGGTTTTCGGTTACGGTGCAGAACAGTTAATCGGTAAACTGCATCCGTTGCTCAATTCTAAATGCTATAATGCGGATTTTTGGGAAGAGAAGGTCTGGTCTGTGGTTAGATCTGGCGGTGTCTGGCGCGGTGAACTGCAAAACTGTACTTTGACGGGACGAGAGGTTTGGCTGGAAACGACTATTGTACCTTTGATGAAAACAGGTGCTACCCCAGATAAGTATTGGGTACTTACCCAGGATATTACGGAACGCAAGGAAATTGAGTTGGAACTGACCCAACTTTCCTGGGTGGCGAGTCAAACTGATAATGCGGTGATTATCTGCGATCGCCATGGGAAGATTGAATGGGTTAATGAGGCGTTTACTTGGATTACAGGCTACACTCTGGAAGAGGTGAAAGGTCTAACGCCAGGGTCTTTTCTCCAGGGACCTTTGAGTGATACGGAAACTATAGGCCAAATTCGCGCCTGTCTGAAGGAACACAAGCCCTATCGTGGGGAGTTGATTAACTATAAACGCCATGGGAGTCCCTACTGGCTGTCTATTAGCATTACTCCGATTTTTAACCACCAGGGGGATCTGACTAAGTTTATTGCGATTGAAACTGATATTAGCGATCGCAAAAAGATGGAGGAAGCCTTACGACAAAGTGAGGTGAGAAATCGCAGCCTGATTGAAGCGATCCCCGATTTAATGTTTCGTCTGAACCGAGATGGGGTGTTTCTTGACTATTTCCCGTCTAAGGATGATCGGGTGACAGAATCTAAAGAAGTTCTGGGAAAAACGGTTGAGCAAGTCTTTTCGGAGGACCTGGCCTGGTGGACACGCCACTATTTAGAATTAACTTTAACTAGCGGACAGTCTCAGTCTGGGGAATATATGCTGCCTTTTGAGGAAGGATGGCGCACCTATGAGGCTCGCTATGTTAAAAGTGGGGATGATGTGGTTTTGGCGATCGTGCGCGATATTACGGATCGCAAGGCTATAGAGGCGGCTTTATTAGTTGAACAGCAATTGGAAAAACAAAAAGCGGCTCAACTGGAAAAAGCGTTAGACAAACTACAACGCACCCAAACCCAACTAATTCAAGCTGAAAAGCTATCGAGTTTGGGTCAAATGGTGGCGGGAGTGGCTCATGAGATTAATAATCCTCTGGCTTTCATTCATGGGAACTTAATATATTTGGATACCTGTATTAAGGATATTCAATATATGCTGTGTATGTACCATAAATATTACCCTGAGCCACTGCCAGAACTTAAAGAGGCTGTAGCTGATATTGATGTGGATTTTATGCTAGATGACTTACCCAAGGCTTTGGAATCAATGAAGTTGGGAACCCATCGCATTCAGGAAATTGTTACGTCCCTACGCAATTTTTCGCGACTAGATGAGGCGAAAATGAAGGCGGTTGATTTGCATGAGGGAATTGAAAGCACTTTGCTGATTTTACAAAATCGCCTGAAGGCAAAGGCGGAACAAGGGGAGACAAATATTATCCGCGATTATGGGGAACTGCCTAGGGTAGAGTGCCATGCTTCCCAGATTAATCAGGTGTTCATGAATTTAATATCAAATGCGATCGATGCTTTGGGAAATCAACCCGCACCTAGGGAAATCAAGATTAGCACCAGGTTAGAATTGGCTGAATATGAGGAAAACATGGATATGGTTGTTGTGGAGATTTCCGACAACGGCCCCGGAATCCCGGAGTTAGTCAGACAACAGATATTTAACCCATTTTTTACTACTAAACCTGTGGGAAAAGGGACGGGATTAGGTTTGGCTATATCTCATCAAATTGTAGTAGAAAAACATGGGGGAAAAATAGAATGTATTTCTGAACTAGGAGAAGGAACTAAGTTTATCGTTTCTCTGCCTTTGAATTGCACGAAGATTGATAGGGAACAATTAGTCTAA
- a CDS encoding HEAT repeat domain-containing protein, whose protein sequence is MALDHLMLFLSLSLTGSGLVAASPSQSLTVAQQLRETAGMISPSPFLAATTSESLLLAQENSNSNGNNQVKFLSGFPKALILLGVGGVVVTGGAVFILIRLLATPDLEEESQETQQTTQPQPAPEISAASPQTLIQFPAIEAPPEADPPISENGLINLPPTPVTESTTEAPPPPSVPTEPTLVAESPQPVKIDRIEELILQLQYPNPNHRSKAIWELAQQGDSRAIEPLVNLLFTSDSKQRSKILAALAEISTRCIKPMSKALVFSLQDENPEVRQNAIRDLTRIYDLMYQTSQILQRAMDDPEADVRETAQWAVDKLSRMRPLPISRNHLDNQ, encoded by the coding sequence ATGGCTTTGGATCATTTAATGTTATTTTTGTCACTAAGTTTAACTGGGTCAGGATTAGTTGCCGCTAGTCCTAGCCAGAGTTTAACCGTAGCGCAACAGCTGAGGGAAACTGCTGGGATGATCTCCCCATCTCCCTTCCTAGCCGCTACAACTTCTGAAAGTCTGCTTTTAGCACAGGAAAACAGTAACAGCAATGGCAACAATCAGGTAAAATTCCTTTCAGGTTTCCCAAAAGCCCTGATTCTTTTAGGAGTTGGTGGAGTAGTTGTCACCGGTGGGGCTGTATTTATTCTAATTCGGCTTCTGGCTACCCCCGACTTAGAGGAAGAGTCCCAGGAAACCCAACAGACTACCCAACCACAACCCGCGCCCGAAATTTCCGCCGCCTCCCCTCAGACCTTAATACAGTTTCCAGCCATAGAAGCGCCCCCCGAAGCAGACCCCCCCATTTCCGAGAATGGTTTAATTAATCTTCCCCCTACCCCCGTCACCGAATCTACTACAGAAGCGCCGCCTCCCCCTTCAGTCCCCACTGAACCCACCTTAGTAGCCGAGAGTCCCCAGCCTGTCAAAATCGATCGCATTGAGGAACTAATTTTACAACTACAGTATCCTAACCCCAATCATCGCAGCAAAGCCATTTGGGAGTTAGCCCAACAGGGGGATTCCAGAGCGATCGAACCTCTGGTAAACTTGCTATTTACATCAGACTCCAAGCAGCGTAGCAAAATATTGGCAGCCTTAGCAGAAATTAGCACCCGCTGTATCAAGCCCATGAGTAAGGCCCTGGTTTTTTCCTTGCAGGATGAAAACCCAGAGGTACGACAAAATGCCATTCGGGATCTAACCCGAATTTATGATTTAATGTACCAAACTAGCCAGATTCTCCAAAGAGCAATGGATGATCCCGAAGCCGATGTCAGAGAAACCGCGCAATGGGCCGTCGATAAACTGAGTCGGATGCGTCCTTTACCTATCTCTAGGAATCATCTGGATAATCAATAA
- a CDS encoding pentapeptide repeat-containing protein, whose amino-acid sequence MGYASLDQTNLHQTRLYNTNLKAADLAKAKPTDLTRLYLSQSRYPKGVSTARS is encoded by the coding sequence TTGGGCTATGCTTCCCTAGATCAGACAAATCTACACCAAACCAGGTTATATAATACTAATCTTAAAGCTGCTGATTTAGCGAAAGCCAAGCCAACAGACCTAACACGGCTTTATTTAAGTCAGTCACGCTATCCTAAAGGGGTGTCAACTGCGAGGAGCTAA
- a CDS encoding protein kinase domain-containing protein codes for MNLQANLQVEMVTNSTSRKVSLNQMEASKPTVQIPGYEILDLIYNGSSTSVYRALSSSDRQPVVIKLLHDRYPTANELEKFRHQYTIAEYLKGLPGIVNILTLQPYGNGLALIMADDGLISLAEYIYEYPLDVPKFLTVATAIVQIIEGLHRRQIIHRDIKPQNLLIEPITLAIQLIDFSISVRLSDQVILHHQNKGLEGTPAYIAPEQTGRINRGVDHRTDFYSLGVTFYQLLTGKLPFKYNNPMSFIHAHIAKKPQPPHVIKPEIPLIISDIIMKLMAKNPEDRYQNAWGIYMDLVAAKTQWEIDYQQTIKLGVPYSNSPYNLIKFRSVELTENLSLDPQMQSEVDQKLQRLNPLTQRLLQQAACLGDEFASDILLSASQLSPGQMGEVLDEAIAANLIELVTANCYGFVNPSIRVAAYHQILPHQRPAIHLELGRRLYPYLTAQPSDSQEKILHFLVVNQLNLGVELMGEQWERDRLAELNLTAGFWAVEKQNYPHAIGYLMVGIGLIGVEGWTRQYELTLALYTQAARVAYLVGNGEQMSQWCDRILAEAKTLADQVTAWELKILVDLAQNKSQTPIINTLNLCQQLGVEIPLVPGEDILQQARVKFLSLSNLEPDNYPRELSPNSPANQTRRAAVNLLSLIWEASRRYYPQMSQLIGWELVNLSVELGISDRLAVAYAATGLILTESGDLDRGYAYGKLALKWLDKLDFIPLKSKVLEWVNQGIRPRCESLANWRSSLPAEQLPRLAYLTGVDNGSLTPTEAINTLKGTLTLEEWLGNSSPERLTFNDYLDRLMVAYILRDFPRGWEYAQLARNHVNNVICVVSKALFYAYDSLIQLAINPPPLEVGETVRNNQDIIESFCVSAPQNFRHLWQLVEAEKYRVLGNRIQGIEAYDRAIELAQKHGHKRELAVANERAALFYLDWERHKIARTYLIDAYYGYANWQASAKIKLLESGHFSLLKPILYHHKSEYLGATETIISSSTGSNVLDLSTTITAAQALSGEIDLKKLLSKLMQVLLETAGAQKCCIILGDRLSNLAIEGVAICDMISTSNSTKKTPGKIQVISVLESIPVTMTQQLSQGIIELVMSTEKPVIFDNVSRDFIKPEDEYLQDNQLLSLLCMPIHHRGDLVGVLYLENNLIYGAFTSERLQILNVLFSQAAISIGNARLYSKMREGERRMTQFLEGMPVGVAVVDSVGKLQYINQQAKNLLNQKLKLGDICDDFLPLLQPLVDSSPDSPNAVDIDQEQRAIANFLEINQGDKLIPIESWVTPYYDQEGDLVYAIIAFQDITEQQQREIALREAEERYRSIFENALDGLFQSTPDGKFIRANPAMARILGYNSPEDVINICEDISQQIYVNPDDRITFERLIREQGEVSNFECQFYRQDGTKIWISETARAVRNQSGDLLYYEGLLEDITSRKIAEKERLELLNELSELNQNLDKALDAEFEMTDAAGRFVPHQFLSCLGYESLVEVQLGTAVQKEMSILFSDIRDFTSLSEGMTPEDSFKFINAFLSRMEPEILDNYGFIDKYIGDGIMALFGEKPDHAVQAGIAMLKQLSEYNLTRSRPGRRPIRIGVGIHTGTLMLGTVGGRNRMDSTVIGDAVNLAARIESLTKNYSVSFLITHQTFMGLDDPNQYAFRIIDRVKVKGKTDAVTVYEFFDADPPELHAKKLATKVLFERSLFLYYLNHTLEAKQGFHDCLSQNPNDMVARIYLNRCWEKLRLS; via the coding sequence ATGAATTTACAGGCTAATTTGCAGGTTGAGATGGTCACTAACTCTACCAGTCGGAAGGTCAGCCTAAATCAGATGGAAGCCTCCAAACCAACAGTCCAAATACCAGGGTATGAAATTCTCGATCTCATCTACAATGGCTCGAGTACGTCTGTTTATCGTGCTTTGAGTAGTAGCGATCGCCAACCTGTGGTAATTAAATTATTACACGATCGCTATCCTACCGCCAATGAATTGGAGAAATTTCGCCACCAATATACTATCGCCGAGTACCTCAAAGGATTACCAGGAATTGTTAATATATTAACTCTGCAACCCTATGGTAATGGGTTAGCCTTAATTATGGCTGATGATGGGTTGATATCTTTGGCTGAATATATCTATGAGTATCCCCTTGATGTACCCAAATTTTTGACCGTCGCCACGGCTATTGTTCAAATTATTGAAGGTCTACACCGTCGCCAAATTATCCACCGGGATATTAAGCCTCAAAATTTGCTGATTGAGCCAATTACTTTAGCTATTCAGTTGATTGACTTTAGCATTTCTGTGAGACTCTCAGATCAGGTAATTTTACACCATCAGAATAAAGGATTAGAAGGGACTCCGGCTTATATTGCGCCAGAACAAACGGGACGCATTAATCGAGGGGTTGATCACCGGACAGATTTTTATTCTCTGGGGGTAACTTTCTATCAGTTATTAACGGGAAAATTACCTTTTAAATACAATAACCCCATGTCGTTTATTCACGCTCATATTGCCAAAAAACCTCAGCCTCCCCATGTCATTAAGCCAGAAATTCCGTTAATTATTAGCGATATAATTATGAAATTGATGGCTAAAAATCCTGAAGATAGATATCAAAATGCTTGGGGTATCTATATGGATTTGGTCGCCGCCAAAACACAATGGGAAATCGACTACCAACAGACGATTAAGCTGGGTGTTCCCTATTCAAATTCGCCGTATAATTTGATAAAATTTAGGTCAGTAGAACTGACAGAAAACCTATCTTTAGACCCTCAAATGCAGTCGGAGGTTGACCAAAAATTACAACGGTTAAATCCCTTGACTCAAAGGCTACTACAACAGGCGGCTTGTTTGGGGGATGAATTCGCCTCGGATATTTTATTGAGCGCTTCTCAGCTCTCACCAGGTCAAATGGGAGAGGTTTTAGATGAGGCGATCGCTGCTAATTTAATTGAGTTAGTAACCGCCAACTGCTATGGTTTTGTTAACCCTAGTATCCGCGTGGCTGCTTATCATCAAATTCTCCCTCACCAACGACCTGCTATCCATCTGGAATTGGGAAGACGGCTTTACCCATATCTAACCGCACAACCCTCTGATTCTCAGGAAAAAATATTACATTTTCTGGTAGTCAATCAGTTGAATTTGGGTGTAGAATTGATGGGGGAACAGTGGGAAAGGGATAGATTAGCAGAACTGAATTTAACCGCTGGATTTTGGGCTGTAGAAAAGCAAAATTACCCTCATGCGATCGGATATTTGATGGTGGGTATCGGTTTAATTGGTGTGGAGGGATGGACAAGACAATATGAACTGACTTTAGCACTTTATACCCAAGCCGCACGGGTGGCTTATCTGGTTGGTAATGGGGAACAGATGAGTCAATGGTGCGATCGCATTTTGGCGGAAGCTAAAACTTTGGCTGATCAGGTAACAGCCTGGGAATTAAAAATATTGGTAGACCTTGCTCAAAATAAATCCCAGACACCGATTATTAATACCCTGAATTTATGTCAACAACTGGGGGTAGAAATTCCCCTGGTTCCCGGGGAGGATATATTACAACAGGCGCGGGTTAAATTCCTGAGTCTATCTAATTTAGAACCTGATAATTATCCGAGGGAATTATCTCCTAATTCTCCAGCTAATCAGACCCGGCGCGCGGCGGTAAATCTACTCTCATTAATTTGGGAAGCCAGTCGCCGTTATTACCCCCAAATGTCGCAGCTTATTGGCTGGGAATTAGTCAACTTATCAGTGGAGTTGGGAATAAGCGATCGCCTAGCTGTAGCCTACGCCGCCACCGGTTTAATCTTGACCGAATCAGGAGATTTAGATAGGGGATATGCTTATGGTAAATTAGCCTTAAAATGGCTGGATAAGTTAGATTTTATTCCCTTAAAGTCCAAGGTGTTAGAATGGGTTAATCAAGGGATTAGACCTCGCTGCGAGTCCCTAGCTAATTGGCGTTCTTCTCTACCTGCTGAACAGTTACCCCGCTTGGCTTATTTAACTGGGGTTGATAATGGTTCTTTGACTCCTACCGAAGCCATTAACACCCTCAAGGGTACTTTGACTTTAGAAGAGTGGTTAGGGAACTCATCACCAGAGAGATTAACCTTTAATGATTATCTCGATCGCTTAATGGTGGCTTATATTTTGAGAGACTTTCCTAGGGGTTGGGAGTATGCACAGTTAGCCAGAAATCATGTGAATAACGTCATTTGTGTGGTGTCAAAGGCGCTATTTTATGCCTATGATTCCTTAATTCAATTAGCCATTAATCCCCCACCGCTAGAAGTTGGGGAAACCGTTAGGAATAATCAGGATATTATCGAATCTTTTTGTGTGTCCGCACCGCAAAATTTTCGGCATTTATGGCAGTTAGTGGAAGCTGAAAAATATCGAGTTTTAGGAAACCGTATTCAGGGGATCGAAGCCTATGACCGCGCCATAGAATTAGCTCAAAAACATGGTCATAAACGCGAGTTGGCGGTAGCTAATGAACGAGCAGCACTGTTTTATTTAGACTGGGAACGGCATAAAATTGCTCGGACTTATTTAATTGATGCCTATTATGGTTATGCAAATTGGCAAGCATCCGCTAAAATAAAACTCCTAGAATCTGGTCATTTTTCATTATTAAAACCCATTTTATATCACCATAAATCAGAGTATTTGGGCGCTACAGAAACGATTATTTCTAGTAGTACAGGCTCCAATGTTTTGGACTTGTCCACCACCATTACAGCAGCTCAAGCCTTATCGGGAGAAATTGATTTAAAAAAGCTGTTATCTAAGTTGATGCAGGTGCTACTAGAGACGGCTGGCGCGCAAAAGTGTTGTATTATTTTAGGCGATCGCCTATCCAATTTGGCTATAGAAGGGGTCGCCATTTGTGATATGATATCTACATCTAATTCCACCAAAAAGACTCCGGGTAAAATTCAAGTTATATCAGTGTTAGAGTCTATTCCTGTCACCATGACCCAACAATTATCTCAGGGGATTATCGAGTTGGTCATGTCTACGGAAAAACCTGTCATTTTTGATAATGTTAGCCGTGATTTTATCAAGCCAGAGGATGAATATTTACAAGATAATCAACTATTATCTCTACTGTGTATGCCGATTCATCATCGCGGCGACTTGGTGGGTGTTTTATATTTAGAAAACAATTTGATTTACGGCGCTTTTACCTCAGAAAGACTACAAATTCTCAATGTTTTATTTTCTCAAGCTGCTATTTCTATTGGTAATGCTCGACTTTACTCGAAAATGCGGGAAGGGGAGCGACGCATGACCCAATTTTTAGAAGGAATGCCAGTGGGTGTGGCGGTAGTTGATAGTGTGGGGAAGTTACAATATATCAATCAACAAGCCAAAAATTTGCTGAATCAAAAGCTAAAATTAGGGGATATTTGTGATGATTTTTTGCCCCTGCTACAGCCATTGGTAGATAGTTCTCCAGACAGTCCCAATGCTGTTGATATAGATCAAGAACAAAGAGCGATCGCCAATTTTCTGGAAATTAATCAAGGCGATAAATTAATCCCTATTGAAAGTTGGGTAACTCCTTATTATGACCAAGAAGGTGATTTAGTCTATGCCATTATTGCCTTTCAAGATATTACCGAGCAACAACAACGAGAAATTGCTCTCCGAGAAGCTGAGGAAAGATATCGCAGTATTTTTGAAAATGCCTTAGATGGTTTATTTCAGAGTACCCCCGATGGCAAATTTATCCGAGCAAATCCCGCCATGGCTAGGATATTAGGCTATAATTCTCCAGAGGATGTCATCAACATTTGTGAGGATATTTCCCAGCAAATATATGTCAATCCCGACGATCGCATAACTTTTGAAAGATTAATCAGAGAACAGGGGGAAGTCTCCAACTTTGAATGTCAGTTTTATCGCCAAGACGGTACCAAAATCTGGATTTCTGAAACCGCGCGAGCCGTCCGAAACCAGTCCGGCGATTTACTCTACTATGAGGGACTATTGGAAGATATTACCTCACGCAAAATCGCCGAAAAAGAGCGATTAGAGTTATTAAATGAACTCTCCGAATTAAATCAGAATTTAGATAAAGCCTTAGACGCGGAATTTGAAATGACAGACGCTGCGGGTCGGTTTGTACCTCATCAGTTTCTTTCCTGCTTAGGTTATGAAAGTCTAGTCGAAGTTCAACTAGGAACTGCTGTCCAGAAAGAAATGTCAATTTTATTTTCTGATATCCGAGACTTTACCAGTTTATCCGAGGGTATGACACCGGAAGATAGTTTTAAGTTTATCAATGCTTTTTTAAGCCGTATGGAACCAGAAATTTTAGATAATTATGGTTTCATTGATAAATATATTGGCGATGGAATTATGGCTTTATTTGGCGAAAAACCCGACCACGCTGTTCAGGCGGGAATTGCTATGTTAAAACAATTAAGTGAGTATAATTTGACCCGTAGTAGACCCGGAAGGCGACCTATCCGCATTGGGGTAGGCATTCATACAGGAACCCTCATGCTGGGAACTGTTGGTGGTCGCAACCGCATGGATAGTACCGTTATTGGAGATGCGGTTAATTTAGCGGCTCGCATTGAGAGTCTCACCAAAAATTATAGCGTGTCCTTCCTAATTACCCACCAAACCTTTATGGGATTAGATGACCCTAATCAATACGCCTTTAGAATTATTGACCGAGTGAAGGTGAAGGGGAAAACTGATGCGGTAACAGTTTACGAGTTTTTTGATGCTGACCCCCCAGAATTACACGCTAAAAAGTTAGCAACTAAGGTATTA